Proteins found in one Epinephelus fuscoguttatus linkage group LG4, E.fuscoguttatus.final_Chr_v1 genomic segment:
- the LOC125886908 gene encoding sialic acid-binding Ig-like lectin 5, with protein MTLIYSVILCLFFKARICQLQCVKETLDDTEFSINVTTHIEVEAGDCIWIPYEFTFPTNKVTAPYRKIWFKGDPQNTISAEVVDTVESETKDTSILDGLPRGEYEFGFKLEWECNQTYIFPKRVQISVSATTHTADVTVPSMEEGRAATLRCDAFPLCTVKANIHWKWTKAGGQLGLESDDDGYNYDYGERYLFSILFGARLTLTPTADHHNTNITCVADYGHSVVETTVTLDVKFSPKILNSSQCMVEGKLLVCVCISRGNPLAPITWPSLTDFTVTSSSSIQTVNSIITMSAADYHDTSVKCISSNELGRAQVEIPLQNYTENRLNYELDSNHSSNAVLPWIITGVSLSLNLILLTSLIICIKRCRGKSQQRELDEDMNTYASLNQPDVGQEYSVISPRTRGVSRKGPGVARDTP; from the exons ATGACTTTGATCTACTCAGTGATTCTCTGCCTGTTTTTTAAGGCCAGGATCTGCCAGCTACAGTGTGTCAAAG aaaCTCTTGACGACACAGAGTTTTCAATCAATGTGACCACACACATTGAAGTGGAAGCTGGCGACTGCATCTGGATCCCATATGAATTCACCTTTCCAACAAACAAAGTTACAGCTCCATATAGAAAGATTTGGTTCAAAGGAGATCCACAGAATACAATAAGCGCAGAAGTTGTTGACACAGTAGAATCTGAGACAAAAGACACTTCAATCCTAGATGGCCTACCACGAGGAGAATATGAGTTTGGCTTCAAACTGGAATGGGAATGTAATCAGACGTACATCTTTCCAAAGAGGGTTCAGATCTCAGTTTCTG caACAACCCACACAGCAGATGTGACCGTTCCCTCCATGGAGGAGGGTCGAGCAGCCACACTGCGATGTGATGCGTTTCCTTTGTGCACTGTTAAAGCAAATATCCACTGGAAATGGACAAAGGCTGGTGGACAGCTTGGACTTGagagtgatgatgatggttaTAATTATGATTATGGTGAACGTTATCTATTTAGCATTTTGTTTGGTGCAAGGTTAACCCTCACTCCTACAGCAGATCACCACAACACCAACATCACATGTGTGGCAGATTATGGTCACAGTGTTGTGGAGACAACTGTCACCTTAGATGTGAAAT ttTCCCCCAAAATCCTAAACAGTTCCCAGTGCATGGTTGAAGGAAAGCTcttggtctgtgtgtgcatcagtCGGGGGAATCCCCTGGCACCCATCACCTGGCCTTCTCTCACAGACTTCACAGTCACCAGCTCTAGCAGCATCCAGACAGTGAACAGCATCATCACCATGTCTGCTGCTGACTACCACGACACCAGTGTCAAATGCATCAGCAGCAATGAACTGGGTCGGGCCCAGGTTGAAATTCCACTCCAGAACTACACTGAAAACAGACTGAACT ATGAGTTGGATTCAAACCACAGCTCTAATGCAGTCCTCCCCTGGATAATCACTGGTGTGTCTTTAAGTCTGAACCTGATCCTCCTCACCAGCCTGATCATCTGCATCAAACG CTGCAGGGGGAAAAGTCAACAGAGGGAACTTGATGAAGACATGAACACTTATGCTTCCCTGAATCAGCCAGATGTTGGACAAGAATACAGTGTTATTTCTCCACGGACCAGGGGCGTATCCAGGAAGGGTCCTGGGGTGGCACGggacacaccttaa